The window TCAAAGAATACTATAatcatattttagtttattagtagacGTACTCATTTAgatattaaatatatagttcCAATGTATAGTATTATATAATCAggataatttttaaaacaagaatgtttgttttattttcaatcCCAAAGGCTTCTAATAATATGTTAGTTCGTTTGTGTATGGTTCATGAACACAAATGAACAAAATGCTAACAAACATAATTCATTATGGAATGAACACGAACACAAATACATACGGTTTTCTATTCATTGTTTATTAGctcattaattagttaaacaaacatatatgaaCAACTACTCATTAGTTATCGTTCGTTTTATTTGCAACCCATCTTTATTTATTGTAAATGGATTCAAGTGGCTCATTTTCGCTAAGGTTGATGGGTGGATGCTCGTCGTCACTATCGTCGATGTTCTTAGGTTCCCCATCGACACCGATGAACGCAATAAACTTCGGTTTATCTTTCAAAACCAACCAATTAAGGATCTTACATTATAAACTCCACATGGTAATATGGTATGCCTTTATTCGAGCTTGTTCCATGACTTGGGAGTCGTTCTCGCCACCTATTATACATGTTCCAAATAGAGTTGAACTTTCCGGCTTATTATTTGACTAGACGTCATTTACTAGTTATATGATCATCGAGTCCACGTTTGAGTTATGCACGAGCATTGTAGCCTGCGAAAATCTTATTTCAAAAGTTTGAGTTATGCACGAGCATTGTAGCTTgtgaaaatcttttttttttatatagtcaTATGATCGGGTCGACGTTTGAGAACGCAATGTGTAACTATATTAAGCCATTTTGAAAGAAGTTTTGTCGTgcttttaatatttgtttgaaatagaacttaaaaagaaaaaacgaaACTATAATTTAAGATAGTTGATTGTGCTACAAACTATATAAACTTTTCAAAAGAATCAAATGCATCAAAAGAATCAAATGCatcaaaattaacaaataagGATCGATATTGATTGATCGTCTATATACACAACATACTCTTTTATATAATGGCATCTAACACAACATACATATTACATACATGTCAAATATAACAAGATTGAAAAGAAATTGCAGCTGGACACACGCCCCAAATATAACAACGTACCCAGACTCGAATTAGAATTTCTCTTTGAGTGTTTGACCAAAGTTCAAATATGCAACCATTGCATCTAGctatatatatgaaacttcCTATTTTTGCTTGCTTAATTTGTCCCTTTTATTAGAAGAATAAAGTGAACGGAAAGTGACCTGAGAATTCTCCTAATTATGAGATGAAGACATGCGACAAATTCAGAAGGCaaaattaagaaagataatTAATGGAGACcacatatcattttttttgtatttttttaaaggatttttaaactaatttttaaaatgatttatcattttccactTAATATATCACATTCCGTTCACTTTATTCTTCTAATAAAGTGGACAAAGCAAGCAAAAATATATAGGAAGTTTCATTTAGCTAGATGGTTGCATATTTGGACTTTGGTCAAACACTCAAAGAGAAATTCTAATTCGAGTCTGGGTACGTTGTTATACTTGGGGCGTGTGTCCAGATGCAATTTCTTTTCAATCTTGTATGTAATATGTATGTTGTGTTATATGCAATTTCTTTGGAACAAGTATAATAGGTGGCGAAAAACGACTCCCAAGTCATGGAACAAGCTCGAAAGGCATACCATGTTGAAACTTGACAAAAGTTTACAATGTAAGATGCTTGGTTGGTTTtgaaatataaacaaaagtttTTCATGGATTTGATCATTTAAGCAAAATGTAGTCTTCTTTTAAATCTTGAATTGTTCAAATAATGGCATCCTTGACTTGTGCTATTACAAGACAAATGTGATTGGCACCGTAAAAATGCTAGGACTTGCCAAAAGAATCAATGCAAGGTTACAAGTACAAGTGAGGTTTATGGAGACCCTCTTGGGGATACTCAAAAGGAATCGTATTGGGGACATGTGAATCCGATAGGTGTTAGAAGTTGTTAAGATAAAGGGAAAAGAACAGCTGAAACATTAATGATGGACTACTTTCGAAACGAAGGTGTTGAGGTGATTTTGTGCAAAGCAATTATAGAGCTTTTGTATTTTGTTACACTCCTGCCTTTAAAAACCTTTGATATGATAAAATACTAGCAAAGAGGCCGGTTGTTGCCGGAGAGGAGGTTTCAGTTGCCATTGACGGGGAGGAGGTTTCAGTTGCTGTTGACGGGGAGGAGGATTCCGTTGTTGTCGACAGAGATGAGGTTTCTGTTGGTGTCGACGGAGAGGAGGTTTCTGTTGGTGTCAACGGAGAGGAGGTTTCTATTGCTATCGACGAAGAGGAGGTTTATGTTGCTGTTGACAGAGAGGAGGTTTCTGTTGCTGTCGATAGGGAGGAGGTTTATGTTGCTGTCGACGGAGAGGAGGTTTTCGTTGCTGTCGACGAAGAGGAGTTTTCCGTTGCTGTCGACGGAGAGGAGGTTTATGTTACCATCGCGGAGTGGAAGTTTTTGGTGTTGACGGATATGAGGTTTCTGTTGCTGTCGACGGAGAGGAGGTTTATGTTGTTGTCGACGGAGAGGAGGTTTCTGTTGCTGTCGGCGGAGAGGAGGTTTCTGTTGCTGTCGACGGAGAGGAGGTTTCTGTTGTTGTTGACAGGGAGGAGGTTTATGTTGTTGTCGACGGAGAGGAGGTTTCCGTTGCTGTCGATAGAGAGAAGGTTTCTGTTACCGTCGCGGAGAGGAGGTTTTTGCTGTTGACGGATATGAGGTTTCTGTTGCTGTCGACGGAGAGGAGGTTTCTGTTGTTGTCGACGGAGATGAGGTTTCTGTTGCTGTCGACGAAAAGGAGGTTTCTGTTGCTGTTGTTGAAGAGGATTCTGTTGTTGCTTCGAATATAGCTCAAATCTAGGTCAGTTCGTTATGGATTTAATATTTTTACGGTTGGATCTCTGTTTCTATGATTAGTACTTGTTTTTATGGATATGGATCTGTCATTTCTATGATTAGTAATTGTGTGTATGATACTTGAAAAGGAGGTTTTCGCTGTTGTCGACGGAGTGGAGGTTTCTGTTGTTGTTGACGGAGAGGAGTTTTTTGTTGCTGTCGCCGGAGATGAGGTTTTTGTTGATGTTGTTGAAGAGGATTCTGTTATTGCTTCGAATATAGCTCAAATCTAGGTCAGTTCGTTATGGATTTAATGTTTTTACGATTGGATCTCTGTTTCTATGATTAGTACTTGTTTTTATGGATATGGATATGTGGTTTCTATGATTAGTAATTGTGTGTATAATACTTGAAGTTTGGATCGTTTTGGTTGattccaatatttggttttacGATAGATCTGTTTGTTTGATACTTAATTGGATGatataatgattttgattttgtgatTTGTATATATGATTTGTATATTGTGAGTTTatcgagagagagagagagtgggaGAGAGGGAGGGGGTGGGAGGGTTTGTGGAAGCTTTTTGCCggaaattattattttagaatGACGTCCGTACAATCATTATCGGAAAATTAAAGTAATGTATATATAGTGACGTCTGTACGtgttgtaaatatattttttacttcTTATCTCGAAAAATGAGTTGTTATCTTGtcagagagagagaggggtGGGGGGAGGGAGGGAGGGTTTGTGGAAGCTTTTTGCCGGATAAACCAAAAACCCGT is drawn from Erigeron canadensis isolate Cc75 chromosome 9, C_canadensis_v1, whole genome shotgun sequence and contains these coding sequences:
- the LOC122583618 gene encoding uncharacterized protein LOC122583618, whose amino-acid sequence is MLGLAKRINARLQVQVRFMETLLGILKRNPKRPVVAGEEVSVAIDGEEVSVAVDGEEDSVVVDRDEVSVGVDGEEVSVGVNGEEVSIAIDEEEVYVAVDREEVSVAVDREEVYVAVDGEEVFVAVDEEEFSVAVDGEEVSVAVDGEEVYVVVDGEEVSVAVGGEEVSVAVDGEEVSVVVDREEREGFCYRRGEEVFAVDGYEVSVAVDGEEVSVVVDGDEVSVAVDEKEVSVAVVEEDSEVFAVVDGVEVSVVVDGEEFFVAVAGDEVFVDVVEEDSVIASNIAQI